Part of the Sphaerochaeta associata genome is shown below.
TGCAGAGAATTCCCCACAGATTGATCAACATGTGATTGCATGCCGTAAAAATTTTTACTTGATATATATCTTATTATTACTTATTATACTCCTATAATTGAGTTTTAAGGAGTTTTAAGTAACAATGAAAAACTATTATACCGTGGAACAAGTTTCTCAGATGCTGAGCATGCACCCCAAAACCATTCAACGATACATCCGTGAAGGAAAACTTCGTGCGAGTAAAATCGGCAAGAGCTGGCGCATCAGCGGCCATGACTTGAGCCTATTTGCTGAAGACAACACCGCCGAAGCTGTAACGCTGCCAACCAAGGAACGTGCTACAAGCACCTCGGTGATCGACATCCAGGTGGAGGGCAAGGATGAAGCATACCGAATCATCACCACGCTCAATGCTGCCATGAATGCAAAGCCATCAGAGTACGGAGACGCTTCCTTGGCAACGCAGTTCATTGAACGCGAGCGAACCGTAAGGCTGATGCTCTGGGGCGGCCTGCCCTTCATGGTGACCATCTGCAACATGATACAACTCTATATGGATGGACAGAAGGAGTGATCTTATGCAAAAAACCTCAGTGTTCAAATCACAGGAAGGTAGAGAGAAAATTCGGGGATACTACGACATGATCCTCAATGCATTCCCGTTAGGGAAAAGATATGTGGAAACAACCTTTGGCAGGACCTTTATCCTGGAAGCGGGAAAGAGCGACAGACCACCGATGGTGCTCCTGCATGGATCATGCAGCAACAACGCTGCCTGGCTTGGAGACCTTTCTGCCTTAAGCAGGGAGTATCATGCCTTTGCTGTCGATATTCCCGGAGAGCCGGGCAACAGCGAGGAGTATCGGCTGAATCTGCAATCGGATGAGTATTCCCGATGGCTGGCAGAGGTTCTGGATGCGCTTGCTCTCAAGAAAGCAATCCTTGTGGGAAACTCGCTCGGAGGATGGCTGGCACTGCAATTCACCGCTGCTCATCCTGAGCGGGTACAGGCACTCATCCTCCTGGCAGCAGCGGGCCTGGTACCTCCCAAGCAGGCGTTTATTGAACAGACACAGAAAATCCCCATGGACCGGTCCAGTGCCAAGGCGACAAAGGACACCATCCTGGGAGACAGTGTTTTGCCAGCCGAAGTTCTGCAGTTCATGATGCTGGTATTTGAACACTTCAACCCCATCATCGGTGCACTTCCAATACTCTCGGATGTACAACTGGCCGGACTCTCCATGCCCGTTCTCTTTATAGCCGGCATAAGCGATGCAACCATGGACGCAACACTTGCAGCAAAAAGGTTGAAAGCACAAGTCCCCCAAGCTGAAGTGATTCTCCTGGAGGGCTCGCATGTCATCACTACTGCTGCAGACAAAGTGCTCCCGTTCCTGGCAGGGATATTGTAGGAACAGCTGGTTATTGAGGGGCCCGCGCCTCCCAATCCTTCTCCTTGAGGTTGGTGTAAAGGTACACAAAAGCGGAAATTGAGCTGAAGAGGAAAATCACCACCGAAATTGCGGCAGCAAGATTGTATTCGCGGTTTGCAAAGGTCTTGCGCAAATATACACCCAACAGCAGGGGGTGGTTGCGCCCGATCAAATACGGAGTGGTGAAAGAGCTGATGTTGCTCATGAAAATGAACACCATGGCGATCATGACATCCTTGAAGGAGAGCGGGAGCACCATCTGGAAAAATACTCTGAACCTGCCGGCACCGACATCCCTGGCACTCTCGACAATGGACTCTGAAATTCCGGAAAGAGCGGCAACGATGATCATGGTGGCGAAGGGGATGTTGAAGATGACATTCATCATGATCACACCCTTGGAATTGAACAGGAGACCGGGTTTGAAGTTCACACCGAATTCCATGAATATTCTGTTGATCAAACCCGAGTCCCGTACGATGGTCATCACCGCATAGATGGTTACCAAGTTGGGAATGAACCGCGGCAGCAGGTACAACGTACCTATGGTCTTGCTGATCCTGGTATCCGAGAATCTAAGATACAATGCCAACAGATAGGCGAAAACCATGGATATAACGACTGTAAGTGAGGCTACCCAGAGCGTGTATACGATATGGGCCATCGCCAACTCGTCGGTGAACAAATAGATGTAGTGGGCAAGCGTCGGCTTGCCTGATGCATCAAGAAAGCTGTTGATGACTGTGTTGACTATTGGATAAATGACTATCCCGATGGTAATCAGCAATGCCGGAGCCAACATTGCCAGTACTATCAGATTCTTCTTAACGTCACCCTTGGTTTTCATGGTGGATACTCCCTTCCAGGTGGGGAGGATGTTTGGAACCACCCTCCCTCACTATAACATTACCAGTTGGACCGATTAGCGAAGCGTTGCAATCTCTCGTTCCCAACGCTGGGTATGCTTGTCTCCCAGCTCCCCGATTGAAAGGATTGCAAAGTTGGATGGATCCAATTCCGATACAGCCCCTTTCATATCCGATTCGATCAAGGACGATTCGATGACGGGTACGGCAAACATTACTTCCAGACAAATCTTCTGCCCGGCAGGGCTGATGACGAAGTCGATGAAGTCATAGCACGCTTCGGGATTCTGTGCCATGGACGCGATGCTCAGCGATACATCGGTACCCGAAAGGGCATCGTCGGTCATCTGGGTCATCTTGGTTGTCGGAGGCAGGGTTCCATTGGCCATGTTGCTGAGTACTTGATCAGCCCAGGCGGGAATCATGTCAACTTCACTGTTGATGAGCAAATCCAACGAACCTTGGTTCTTGTTGGGATACACAACCGAACCACCGGATTTATACAAGTACGGATGAATCTCCTTCAGCCAGGCAAAACCGGGATCCCACTGCTCGGCCCACTTCGGATCATTGGAGAGACGTGCGCTCTTGTCTGCAATCAAATGATACGTGGCAGTCCTGACGAATGCGGAATAGGCTCCACCAGAGGAAGAATACGCAAACCTGCCGGGATTCGCCTTGATCCATTGGGTCAACTCAGCCCACGTGGAGGGAGGAGCGGGAAGCCGTTTTGAATCATAGGCGAACACGACGGTGGTTCCACGGTAGGGAACCAGCTTGGTTTGCAGCTCGGTCGGCTTCATGGTGACATGCTTCCAGTTCTTAAGCTTTGAGTAGTCCAGGTCCAGGAAAATGTCCTCGCTCCCTGCAATGTCGGCGAGTGCCGCCAGGGTTGAGGTATTGTTGGCGAGGATGTCGATTCCTGCATTCTTCTGCTGCGTCTGATAAGCCGCTGCGATACGTGCATTGAAACCTTCATCGCCGGTTCCTGAAAGGATGAACTGCAGATTGACCCGAGATGTCGACTCTGGCCGGGCATTGTATGCATCGATCAATGCCGTAAACAAATCGGACACGTTTTGGCTGCCATCGGTCCATACTGTCACCGAAGGCTTCCCGGTTGCATCGGATGCTGCCTGCGGCTCCCGGCTTCCTCCTGCCGGCAGCACGGCCAGCACCATGCCCAGTACCAAGAGAATTGCTAGTACCTTTTTCATAAAGACCTCCTATTGTCTTCAGCAAAGCTTTCTGCTTTGCATAGTTCGCTATTCACTAAACTGTCGGGAATCGCTGAAGTACAAGGCTACATGTTCACCCCGCTTGAAAAGGTCGGCTTCACTTCCTGACACGAACGCCTTCACAATACCGAACCGGGTCTGAACCACCATCTCAGTGTAGTGACCGAGCATCATGATGTTTCGAACCTGTCCTTCCAGGTCGCCGCCACCACCCTTCTCAACCCTGATGTTCTCTGGACGCACGGCAGTATGCATTCCGGCCTGGGTTTCAATGAAATTCATCTCGCCTATGAAATCGGCGACATACCGACTCGCAGGATGGTGATACACCTCATAAGGCGAGCCGATCTGCTCGATGCTCCCCTTGTTCATGACAACGGTGCTGTCGGATAAAGCCATGGCTTCTTCCTGGTCGTGGGTGACAAACACGACGGTTATATCGAGGTCAGTCTGGATTTTCCTCAGTTCTTCCCGCATCTGCATACGGATTTTTGCATCCAAGGCAGAGAACGGCTCATCCAGAAGGAGAACCTCAGGCTTGAGAAGCAAGGAGCGCGCGATGGCAATACGTTGCTGCTGACCTCCAGACATCTGGTTGGGATACTTTTTCTCCGTACCAGGCATTTTGACCAGGTTCAATACATCCAATATGCGATCGGCAATCTCCGCCTTGGGGACCTTTCTCAACTTCAAGCCGAATGCAAGGTTGTCGAAGACCGTCATATGCGGCCATAGGTTGTAACTCTGGAAGACCATTGCCGTCGGCCGTTTCTCAGGAGGAAGGTCGGCGATATCCTTGCCATCGATGAGTATGGCTCCGGCATTGCACTCGAGAAAGCCTCCGATGGTTCGGAGAATGGTGGTCTTTCCGCAGCCCGACGGCCCGAGCAAAGTCATCAACTCACCTTGCCTGACCTTCAAATTGATATTTTTTACACCATCACCATTCTTATACAATTTTGTCATGTTCTGTATTTCGAGCTTTATTGTTTCATTCATTTCCCATACCTCCTTCGGGTTTTCAACCCATCTTGTAGCCTTTTGACATGGTCTCCGCCCCGATATACTTTCTCATGACAAGAATCAAGAGCAGGTTCGGCAGGATCAACAACATGGAGAATACCGCCCCGGCGGTTGCCGGATAATCAAGAATGACTCCATACATTTCAACCATCATGGTTCGATAGGTGGGCAGTCCTACCATCAGTGTTCCAACGCTCTCACCCAGCGAGCCGATGAAGGCAAACATGCAGGCAACGGCAATCCCGGGCCAGGCCATCGGCAGGGTTACATAAAAGAATGTCCGAAGCGGCCCGGCACCGACATCCCTGGCAGCCTCCTCCTGTTGCACAGGTACGCTGCGGAAGGCTCCGGCAGGCAGCCAAATCATTTGCATCATGCTTCCAAGCATATGGATGAGCAAAACACCCATGAACGAGCCCATCAGCCCCACCTTGTAATAGATGATGCCCATCGACGTATACATGCCGATCTTGGGAAATGCATTGCCTATCAGGAACGTAAACATGATCAATCTTCTACCGGTGAATTTGTACCGAGCCAGTACATAGGCGGCAGGCAGACATACCAAAAGAGACAGAATCACCGAACAGATGGCAAATTGGAACGAGTAAAGCATGGATTTCACCAAGGCCGGTTGCTTGAGGACATACTGCCACCACTGAAGGCTCCAAGTCCTTGGAAGCACATCGGGATACGTGTATTGCCCTGCGAAAGCAAGAACCAGGGTGTATAGCAAGGGGCCGTAAAACACCAGCAAAAATGAAAACAAGAGAATTACTTCCCAGAATTTCTTTCTACCCAGGGTGTTGGAAATGTGTCGGGGGCTCAAAAAGGATAGTGAAGACATCCAAGTTCTCCTTTGCACTATGCTAAGACGGTTGAGAAAGTACAGTCTGATGGGTTTGAAGCAGGCTCTGCACCATGGTTACTTGACGAGTGGTAACGTTTTCAAGATTGGACACAGAAAAAGAAAGCATTCGGTCCAATGCATCACGGTCATCGACGGTCCAAACGGAAACGGAGAGACCCGCAGCCTGGAGTGCTGTGAAGTGCTCCTTGCCCAAATTGTGATACGGGAAGTTAATCACCTTGATCCCGAGATGAAGAGCGAGCTCGACGACAGATGGCACATGATCCTCAAAATGCTTCATGTAGGTGCGGGTGAAAGCCCATGGGTCTGTCATTAATCTGCTGAAGTCTCCCATCGAGAAAGGTCCTTTATGCAAGTACAGATACTTGAAAAGTTCCTCGATGTTCATAAACAAGGTCGCCCGGTCTGCAATACCGGGGTCATAGGATACTTGTTCGGGGGAAACGGAACCCGAAAGAATAAGACGGCTCTTGTCAAAGCCATACCGCTTGGCAAGGCCGAGCAACTCATACAGATGCTCACGCTCCTTGACATCACAGTTGATCGAAAGTGATGTCGGACCAAGCAGTGCAAAAACACTCTCAAGCGATTGGTGAGCAGCATACTCCGATACCGAAAGCCTCTTGTCATGGGATATTCGAAGCACCCCGGCAGGGTCCATCCGAACATCCACTTCCACTGCATCGGCGCCGAGTTCGATGGCCCTCCGTACAGATTCCATTGAATCTCTTTGTGTTCCTTCACACCCCGAATGTGCGGTTACCATGGGTACGGTCATTCTTGTCACAAGCCTCTCTTTATCAGCACTTTTTTAGTAATGCAACCGGTTTCATTTGTGCACATACAACAATTTGTCTAAATGAAACCGGTTGCATTTGTGCATAACGTAGCTATATACTTAATGATAACAACACTGTTTTCGTGGGTTGTCAACAAAAAGATTTGTAAAGTGAGGTGAAAAGATGATGAAGTTGGACGACATCGCAGCCCTTGCAAAAGTCTCCAAGACAACCGCTTCACGCGCACTTGCCGACTCCCCCCTCGTCAAAGAAGAAACCAAGGCATTAATCCGAGAGATCGCAAAAGCACACAACTACAAGCCCAACACATTGGCCAGTGCATTTGCCAGGAAAAAGTCAGGAATCATCGGTTTCTGTCTCTTGAACAAGGATCATCCTTCCTTCGGCCACCCCTTCTTCGGACCGGTACTCGATGGCGCGCTCGAACAGGCAAGAAAAGACAATTACCACATCATCCTCGCCGCCAATAAAGGAAGTGATTATGTGTTTGAGGAACCTTTCATGCAGGATTGCATAGAAGGAGTCGTTCTATCTTCCTTCGCACCGGCCAAGGCAGTGCAAGAGTTTAAAAAACGCGGTATACCCCAGGTGCTCATCAACGATGTCCTCAATACAGAGAACAACACGTTTATCATGGATGACAACTACGGTGGGGCATATCAATTGATGCAGCATCTCATGAAAGACAAGGGCCATTTTCGAATAGGATTCCTTACCGACCGCCTGAGTCACACCAGTTATCTTCTCCGATACTTTGCATATATTGATGCACACAGGGATGCAGGCCTGCCAGTATATTCCAACGACAAGCTCCCCCTTTTCGACCTTGAAGGAGGTTTCTCGCTCAGCAGTGATTACTACCTGAAAAAGTATGGGTATGACGACATCCCCCGAATAGGATCTCCCATGGTGGTCGTCGGGGTCAAATCGGCGGCAGGGTATGAGGCGGTAAAACAGTTGATTGCAACAGGTGACCTGCCATCGGCAATCTTTGCTGTTTCGGATTCTCTTGCCATCGGAGCCATCCATGCGCTGCAGGACGCAGGTCTTCGCGTACCCGAGGATGTCGCCGTCGTCGGCTACGATGACATCATCAGTTCGACCGCCGTGAGGCCGGCCCTGACGACTGTTCGGGTCAACCGAAAGGAAATCGGACGAACAGCGATACAAGAACTTGAGAAGCTCATCGAGAACCCCGAGCAGGAAACGAAAATCATCTATATCAAGAACAATCTCATTGTCCGGAAAAGCTCCTGATTCATGGGACATTACTGATCACAAGAGCACAAGAATTCGTAATTGCTTGCACCCGTACCGTCCATTGAGTACACTTTCCTTGTATTGATCACCCAAAAGCCTGTTGCAACAAGGACTGCCAATGTCAAAATGTGCGTTCGGTGATGCGTATACCCTCTATTACCTGCCCTCCCGGAGAAGGATAGCCTACTATGGATGAGCTGATCAGCAACCTTCTGCGAGGCAGTGTTTCTTCTGTGATGTATGTCGTGCTTCTCTTTACGCTGACAAAGAGCAGATTCGGGCAAAAGACTACCATTCTCGTTGCCATCTTTGTGTTTGCAATCAATATGACCAGTACGCTCTGGTTCTATCTCTATGGAGACCTGACGTCTCTCTCACGCTTCACCCTGCTCTTGTTCATTGTAATCGGGCTCGCCATGAAACCACTGACAAGGCAGAGCCTCATGCAGTGGAGCTTTACCTTTCTTACC
Proteins encoded:
- a CDS encoding LacI family DNA-binding transcriptional regulator gives rise to the protein MMKLDDIAALAKVSKTTASRALADSPLVKEETKALIREIAKAHNYKPNTLASAFARKKSGIIGFCLLNKDHPSFGHPFFGPVLDGALEQARKDNYHIILAANKGSDYVFEEPFMQDCIEGVVLSSFAPAKAVQEFKKRGIPQVLINDVLNTENNTFIMDDNYGGAYQLMQHLMKDKGHFRIGFLTDRLSHTSYLLRYFAYIDAHRDAGLPVYSNDKLPLFDLEGGFSLSSDYYLKKYGYDDIPRIGSPMVVVGVKSAAGYEAVKQLIATGDLPSAIFAVSDSLAIGAIHALQDAGLRVPEDVAVVGYDDIISSTAVRPALTTVRVNRKEIGRTAIQELEKLIENPEQETKIIYIKNNLIVRKSS
- a CDS encoding helix-turn-helix domain-containing protein; this translates as MKNYYTVEQVSQMLSMHPKTIQRYIREGKLRASKIGKSWRISGHDLSLFAEDNTAEAVTLPTKERATSTSVIDIQVEGKDEAYRIITTLNAAMNAKPSEYGDASLATQFIERERTVRLMLWGGLPFMVTICNMIQLYMDGQKE
- a CDS encoding ABC transporter ATP-binding protein, giving the protein MNETIKLEIQNMTKLYKNGDGVKNINLKVRQGELMTLLGPSGCGKTTILRTIGGFLECNAGAILIDGKDIADLPPEKRPTAMVFQSYNLWPHMTVFDNLAFGLKLRKVPKAEIADRILDVLNLVKMPGTEKKYPNQMSGGQQQRIAIARSLLLKPEVLLLDEPFSALDAKIRMQMREELRKIQTDLDITVVFVTHDQEEAMALSDSTVVMNKGSIEQIGSPYEVYHHPASRYVADFIGEMNFIETQAGMHTAVRPENIRVEKGGGGDLEGQVRNIMMLGHYTEMVVQTRFGIVKAFVSGSEADLFKRGEHVALYFSDSRQFSE
- a CDS encoding glycerophosphodiester phosphodiesterase, with the protein product MTVPMVTAHSGCEGTQRDSMESVRRAIELGADAVEVDVRMDPAGVLRISHDKRLSVSEYAAHQSLESVFALLGPTSLSINCDVKEREHLYELLGLAKRYGFDKSRLILSGSVSPEQVSYDPGIADRATLFMNIEELFKYLYLHKGPFSMGDFSRLMTDPWAFTRTYMKHFEDHVPSVVELALHLGIKVINFPYHNLGKEHFTALQAAGLSVSVWTVDDRDALDRMLSFSVSNLENVTTRQVTMVQSLLQTHQTVLSQPS
- a CDS encoding extracellular solute-binding protein; protein product: MKKVLAILLVLGMVLAVLPAGGSREPQAASDATGKPSVTVWTDGSQNVSDLFTALIDAYNARPESTSRVNLQFILSGTGDEGFNARIAAAYQTQQKNAGIDILANNTSTLAALADIAGSEDIFLDLDYSKLKNWKHVTMKPTELQTKLVPYRGTTVVFAYDSKRLPAPPSTWAELTQWIKANPGRFAYSSSGGAYSAFVRTATYHLIADKSARLSNDPKWAEQWDPGFAWLKEIHPYLYKSGGSVVYPNKNQGSLDLLINSEVDMIPAWADQVLSNMANGTLPPTTKMTQMTDDALSGTDVSLSIASMAQNPEACYDFIDFVISPAGQKICLEVMFAVPVIESSLIESDMKGAVSELDPSNFAILSIGELGDKHTQRWEREIATLR
- a CDS encoding alpha/beta fold hydrolase; protein product: MQKTSVFKSQEGREKIRGYYDMILNAFPLGKRYVETTFGRTFILEAGKSDRPPMVLLHGSCSNNAAWLGDLSALSREYHAFAVDIPGEPGNSEEYRLNLQSDEYSRWLAEVLDALALKKAILVGNSLGGWLALQFTAAHPERVQALILLAAAGLVPPKQAFIEQTQKIPMDRSSAKATKDTILGDSVLPAEVLQFMMLVFEHFNPIIGALPILSDVQLAGLSMPVLFIAGISDATMDATLAAKRLKAQVPQAEVILLEGSHVITTAADKVLPFLAGIL
- a CDS encoding ABC transporter permease, producing the protein MKTKGDVKKNLIVLAMLAPALLITIGIVIYPIVNTVINSFLDASGKPTLAHYIYLFTDELAMAHIVYTLWVASLTVVISMVFAYLLALYLRFSDTRISKTIGTLYLLPRFIPNLVTIYAVMTIVRDSGLINRIFMEFGVNFKPGLLFNSKGVIMMNVIFNIPFATMIIVAALSGISESIVESARDVGAGRFRVFFQMVLPLSFKDVMIAMVFIFMSNISSFTTPYLIGRNHPLLLGVYLRKTFANREYNLAAAISVVIFLFSSISAFVYLYTNLKEKDWEARAPQ
- a CDS encoding ABC transporter permease translates to MSSLSFLSPRHISNTLGRKKFWEVILLFSFLLVFYGPLLYTLVLAFAGQYTYPDVLPRTWSLQWWQYVLKQPALVKSMLYSFQFAICSVILSLLVCLPAAYVLARYKFTGRRLIMFTFLIGNAFPKIGMYTSMGIIYYKVGLMGSFMGVLLIHMLGSMMQMIWLPAGAFRSVPVQQEEAARDVGAGPLRTFFYVTLPMAWPGIAVACMFAFIGSLGESVGTLMVGLPTYRTMMVEMYGVILDYPATAGAVFSMLLILPNLLLILVMRKYIGAETMSKGYKMG